Proteins encoded by one window of Mesorhizobium sp. INR15:
- a CDS encoding RT0821/Lpp0805 family surface protein, giving the protein MSRIAQAFDSRQWSVIASASAKAAIMVIVLPLAACGAGGFSLEKAEVDRSILTSATPASAAPVDANRASDQTTIRNAVSSADIQELGGQAVPWANSDTGSRGSITELAESKDRGQVCRRFTASRESFDGVALFKGETCLAGAGAWQMQDFKAL; this is encoded by the coding sequence TTGTCGCGTATCGCGCAAGCTTTTGACAGCAGGCAATGGAGCGTAATTGCTTCTGCCAGCGCCAAAGCCGCGATCATGGTGATCGTCCTGCCGCTGGCCGCCTGCGGGGCCGGCGGTTTCAGCCTTGAGAAGGCCGAAGTGGACCGTTCGATCCTGACCAGCGCCACGCCGGCTTCGGCGGCACCGGTCGACGCCAATCGTGCCTCCGACCAGACGACGATCCGCAACGCCGTCTCTTCCGCGGATATCCAGGAACTCGGCGGCCAGGCCGTGCCGTGGGCCAACTCCGATACCGGCTCGCGCGGGTCGATCACGGAACTGGCGGAATCCAAGGACAGGGGCCAGGTTTGCCGCCGCTTTACCGCCTCGCGGGAGAGCTTTGACGGCGTTGCCCTGTTCAAGGGCGAGACCTGCCTGGCAGGCGCCGGAGCTTGGCAGATGCAGGACTTCAAGGCGCTCTGA
- the pdxH gene encoding pyridoxamine 5'-phosphate oxidase: MSDAELTSDDFTEAAEPFRLFAAWLQDATKSEPNDPNGVALATVDADGMPDVRMVLLKGFDESGFVFYTNFESAKGREILGNMKAAMCFHWKSLRRQVRVRGPVEIVTDAEADAYYVTRPRGSRIGAWASKQSRPLESRFALEKAVAEYTARYAIGDIPRPKHWSGFRIVPQAIEFWHDRPFRLHDRVVFSRDAKGGWDKAKLYP; the protein is encoded by the coding sequence ATGAGTGATGCAGAGTTAACAAGTGATGACTTTACCGAAGCCGCCGAGCCATTCAGGCTTTTCGCGGCATGGCTGCAGGACGCAACGAAGAGCGAGCCGAACGACCCCAATGGCGTCGCTTTGGCGACCGTCGATGCCGATGGCATGCCGGATGTGCGGATGGTGCTGCTCAAGGGGTTCGATGAAAGCGGCTTTGTGTTCTACACGAATTTCGAGAGCGCCAAGGGCCGGGAAATTCTTGGCAACATGAAGGCGGCAATGTGCTTCCACTGGAAATCACTTCGCCGGCAGGTGCGCGTGCGTGGTCCGGTGGAGATCGTCACGGACGCGGAAGCGGACGCCTATTATGTAACGCGCCCGCGCGGCAGCCGCATTGGCGCCTGGGCCTCGAAACAGTCGCGGCCGCTGGAAAGCCGCTTCGCGCTGGAAAAGGCCGTGGCCGAATACACGGCCCGCTATGCGATCGGCGACATCCCCAGACCAAAGCACTGGTCCGGCTTCCGCATCGTCCCGCAAGCGATCGAATTCTGGCATGACCGGCCATTCCGGCTGCACGACCGCGTCGTCTTCAGCCGCGACGCGAAAGGCGGATGGGACAAGGCAAAACTCTATCCCTGA
- a CDS encoding crotonase/enoyl-CoA hydratase family protein, whose product MTDHILVERQGAVQIIRMNRPDKKNALTRAMYATMSAALVDGDADPAIRVHVFLGVPGAFSSGNDLADFLVVATGGDGGTEVWDFLLALAKAEKPIVSGVDGIAVGIGTTLNLHCDLTFATPRTVFRTPFVDLGLVPEAGSSLLAPQILGRQAAFALLGLGEGFSAERAKAAGLIYEVVEEASLEASVLAAAGQIAAKPPQALKIARDLMRGSRDELVARIGEESGHFRERLKSDEARAALMAFMSRKKAG is encoded by the coding sequence GTGACAGACCACATCCTCGTTGAACGCCAGGGCGCCGTTCAGATCATCCGCATGAACCGCCCGGACAAGAAGAACGCGCTGACCCGCGCCATGTACGCGACCATGTCGGCCGCACTTGTCGACGGCGACGCCGATCCGGCGATCCGTGTCCATGTGTTCCTTGGCGTGCCGGGCGCCTTCTCATCCGGCAATGATCTTGCTGATTTCCTTGTTGTCGCCACCGGCGGCGATGGCGGCACCGAGGTCTGGGATTTCCTTTTGGCGCTGGCCAAGGCGGAAAAACCTATCGTGTCGGGCGTCGATGGCATCGCGGTCGGCATCGGCACCACGCTCAACCTGCATTGCGACCTGACCTTCGCCACGCCGCGTACCGTGTTCAGGACACCCTTCGTCGATCTCGGCCTTGTCCCGGAGGCAGGCTCCAGCCTGCTCGCGCCACAGATTCTGGGCCGGCAGGCTGCCTTCGCGCTGCTCGGTCTCGGCGAAGGTTTTTCCGCTGAGCGGGCGAAAGCCGCCGGCCTGATTTACGAGGTGGTCGAGGAAGCTTCGCTCGAAGCCTCGGTGCTGGCCGCTGCCGGTCAGATCGCCGCCAAACCGCCGCAAGCGCTGAAGATCGCACGTGACTTGATGCGCGGCTCGCGCGACGAACTCGTCGCCCGTATCGGTGAGGAAAGCGGGCATTTCCGCGAACGGCTGAAGTCGGACGAGGCGCGCGCCGCGCTGATGGCCTTCATGTCACGCAAGAAGGCCGGTTGA
- a CDS encoding acyl-CoA dehydrogenase yields MYRAPVEDIAFTLKHVAGLEAALAAGSFGDLGEDLVDAILAEAGRFATEEVAPLYKIGDEQGAVLKDAAVTTPPGWKELYRRWIDGGWNALSGPEEFGGQALPTMLGVAALEMWNSAAMAFGIGPTLTMGAVEALDKHASEELKTKYLAKLVSGEWMGTMNLTEPQAGSDLAALRARAEPAGDGTYRIFGQKIFITYGEHDFTDNIIHLVLARLPDAPAGTRGISLFLVPKFLVGDDGSLGARNDVFCSGLEHKLGIHASPTCTMIYGDGFGGAKPGAIGWLIGEENKGLACMFTMMNNARLCVGMQGVAVAEAATQKAIAYANDRRQGKAASFDGAGMAPIVHHPDVQRNLLTMKALTQMARAISYSCAHAIDLARVSEGDDAAHWRDRANLLTPLAKAFSTDVGVDVASLGLQVHGGMGFIEETGAAALYRDARIAPIYEGTNGIQAIDLVMRKLPLGGGEHVHGYIAELADAANAVRTSNLEGFGRTADVLDQALDDLSQATRFLQKLAADGQVDQALAGATPYLRLISLAAGGAYLARGALADQSRIALCRFFAENLLGEARALRERVLDGGDSLALAGKALISA; encoded by the coding sequence ATGTATCGGGCACCTGTCGAGGACATCGCCTTCACGCTGAAGCATGTGGCTGGCCTGGAAGCGGCGCTCGCCGCCGGCAGCTTTGGCGACCTGGGAGAGGATCTGGTCGACGCCATCCTGGCGGAGGCTGGACGCTTTGCCACCGAGGAGGTGGCACCGCTCTACAAGATCGGTGATGAGCAGGGGGCGGTGCTGAAGGACGCAGCCGTCACCACGCCGCCCGGCTGGAAGGAGCTTTACCGGCGCTGGATCGATGGCGGCTGGAATGCCCTTTCGGGGCCGGAAGAATTCGGCGGCCAGGCGCTGCCGACCATGCTCGGCGTCGCCGCGCTTGAGATGTGGAACTCCGCCGCCATGGCGTTCGGCATCGGCCCGACGCTGACCATGGGCGCGGTCGAAGCGCTCGACAAACATGCCTCCGAAGAACTCAAGACCAAATATCTGGCAAAGCTTGTCTCCGGCGAGTGGATGGGCACGATGAACCTGACCGAGCCGCAGGCCGGCTCGGACCTCGCCGCGCTGCGCGCCCGCGCCGAACCGGCCGGCGACGGCACCTACCGCATCTTCGGCCAGAAGATCTTCATCACTTACGGCGAGCACGACTTCACTGACAACATCATTCATCTGGTGCTCGCGCGGCTGCCCGATGCGCCGGCCGGCACACGCGGCATTTCGCTGTTCCTGGTGCCGAAATTTCTCGTTGGCGACGATGGATCGCTGGGCGCACGCAATGACGTCTTCTGCTCCGGACTGGAGCACAAGCTGGGCATCCATGCCTCGCCGACCTGCACGATGATCTATGGTGACGGTTTCGGGGGCGCCAAACCGGGCGCTATCGGCTGGCTGATCGGCGAGGAGAACAAGGGCCTCGCCTGCATGTTCACCATGATGAACAACGCGCGGCTCTGCGTCGGCATGCAAGGTGTGGCGGTGGCGGAAGCGGCAACGCAGAAGGCGATCGCCTATGCCAATGACCGCCGTCAGGGCAAGGCGGCAAGCTTTGATGGCGCCGGCATGGCGCCGATCGTCCATCACCCGGATGTGCAGCGCAATCTCTTGACCATGAAGGCGCTGACGCAGATGGCGCGCGCCATCAGCTATTCCTGCGCCCATGCCATCGATCTCGCACGTGTGTCCGAGGGCGACGATGCCGCGCATTGGCGTGACCGTGCCAATCTGCTGACACCGCTCGCCAAGGCATTTTCGACCGATGTCGGTGTCGATGTCGCCTCGCTCGGGCTGCAGGTGCATGGCGGCATGGGCTTCATCGAGGAGACTGGCGCGGCGGCACTTTACCGCGACGCGCGCATCGCGCCGATCTATGAAGGCACCAACGGCATCCAGGCGATCGACCTGGTGATGCGCAAGCTGCCGCTCGGTGGCGGTGAGCATGTGCATGGCTACATCGCCGAACTGGCCGATGCCGCCAATGCGGTGCGGACGTCTAATCTTGAGGGTTTCGGCCGCACCGCCGATGTCCTCGACCAGGCGCTAGATGATTTGAGCCAGGCGACGCGCTTCCTGCAGAAACTGGCGGCCGACGGTCAGGTGGATCAGGCGCTGGCCGGCGCCACGCCCTATCTCAGGCTGATCTCGCTTGCCGCCGGCGGCGCCTATCTGGCGCGCGGTGCTCTTGCCGACCAGAGCCGGATCGCACTTTGCCGCTTCTTCGCCGAAAACCTGCTTGGCGAGGCACGTGCGCTGCGGGAACGCGTCCTGGACGGTGGCGATAGCCTCGCCCTTGCCGGCAAGGCGCTGATTTCCGCCTGA
- a CDS encoding glycoside hydrolase family 25 protein, protein MPARPLRRIALVAIAAAMALSTAARASDFSQPWKDADRALVIDAYEYNSIDWAQLATDKRIVGFINKASDGMPPPYFCFGNETEVRLCKALWKRYAVTRELFQTRKVVAKALGLKWGAYHLGRPGNPVEQANNFIDFAEPGPDDLIALDVEDDDPSQWMSLDDAEEFVRQVHRRLGRFPILYTNGNTARRIADNSYKYQLLSRLPLWYARYKPDIDVHFPMGNWQSYTLWQFSARANCGRFRCPYRVAGTPNDIDVNVAPMDAAALRQAWPFGGLIDVPADYLASIPVPVSRETGLKGNFTLTYASVATPPTFVEMAAVLGTRWGKFRDGFRMPVVKTVPRRPHFGIADYVAWKRTEPRSPALLDAAFTAAADPVSTASTTLDRSER, encoded by the coding sequence ATGCCGGCACGCCCCCTTCGCCGCATAGCGCTTGTCGCCATCGCGGCGGCAATGGCGCTGTCGACGGCGGCAAGGGCCTCGGACTTTTCCCAGCCGTGGAAGGATGCCGACCGCGCCCTTGTCATCGACGCCTACGAATACAACTCCATCGACTGGGCGCAGCTTGCAACAGACAAGCGCATCGTCGGCTTTATCAACAAGGCTTCCGATGGCATGCCGCCGCCGTATTTCTGTTTCGGTAACGAGACCGAGGTGCGCCTTTGCAAGGCACTGTGGAAACGTTATGCGGTGACGCGCGAATTGTTTCAGACCCGCAAGGTGGTGGCCAAGGCGCTTGGCCTGAAATGGGGCGCCTACCATCTCGGCCGTCCCGGCAACCCGGTCGAGCAGGCCAACAATTTCATCGATTTCGCCGAACCCGGGCCGGACGATCTCATCGCTCTCGATGTCGAGGACGACGATCCTTCGCAATGGATGTCGCTGGATGACGCCGAGGAATTCGTGCGCCAGGTGCATCGGCGGCTCGGCCGCTTCCCGATCCTCTACACCAACGGCAACACCGCCAGGCGCATCGCCGACAACAGCTACAAATATCAGCTGCTGTCGCGGCTGCCGTTGTGGTACGCCCGCTACAAGCCTGACATCGACGTGCATTTTCCGATGGGCAACTGGCAGAGCTACACGCTGTGGCAGTTTTCAGCGCGAGCCAATTGCGGCCGCTTCCGCTGCCCCTACCGCGTTGCCGGCACGCCCAACGACATCGACGTCAATGTCGCTCCGATGGATGCGGCCGCCTTGCGCCAGGCGTGGCCCTTCGGCGGGCTGATCGACGTACCGGCCGACTATCTCGCATCGATACCGGTGCCGGTGTCGCGCGAGACTGGGCTGAAGGGCAATTTCACCCTCACCTATGCCTCCGTGGCGACGCCGCCGACCTTCGTCGAGATGGCAGCGGTGCTTGGCACGCGCTGGGGGAAATTCCGCGACGGCTTTCGCATGCCCGTGGTCAAAACGGTGCCGCGACGTCCGCACTTCGGCATTGCCGACTATGTCGCCTGGAAGCGGACCGAGCCGCGCTCGCCCGCGCTGCTTGACGCGGCCTTTACCGCCGCGGCCGACCCGGTCAGCACCGCCTCGACGACGCTCGACCGCAGCGAGCGCTGA
- the purD gene encoding phosphoribosylamine--glycine ligase, which produces MNVLLLGSGGREHALAWKIAASPLLTKLYAAPGNPGIGREAELVRLDIADHAAVVAFCKDKKIDLVVVGPEGPLVAGIADDLRAQDIRVFGPSKAAARLEGSKGFTKDLCARYDIPTAAYGRFGDLASAKAYVEKMGAPIVIKADGLAAGKGVTVAMTLSEALAALENCFDGAFGAAGAEVVVEEFMTGEEASFFCLCDGTTALPFGTAQDHKRVGDGDTGPNTGGMGAYSPAPVMTPEMIDRTMREIIEPTMRGMAELGAPFSGVLFAGLMITDKGPKLIEYNTRFGDPECQVLMMRLKDDLLVLLNACADSQLAHMSARWREEAALTVVMAARGYPGAPEKGSVIRGVDEAAGDGVEIFHAGTAINGGALVANGGRVLNVTATGKTVGEAQRKAYAAVDRIDWPDGFCRRDIGWQAVAREKAD; this is translated from the coding sequence ATGAACGTTCTTCTTCTCGGTTCCGGCGGTCGCGAACACGCGCTTGCCTGGAAGATCGCGGCGTCGCCGCTGCTCACCAAACTCTATGCTGCTCCCGGCAATCCAGGCATCGGCCGCGAAGCCGAACTTGTAAGACTGGACATCGCGGATCACGCCGCTGTCGTCGCCTTCTGCAAGGACAAGAAGATCGACCTGGTCGTGGTTGGTCCGGAAGGCCCGCTGGTCGCCGGCATTGCCGATGATCTTCGCGCTCAAGACATCCGCGTCTTTGGCCCCTCCAAGGCCGCGGCGCGGCTGGAGGGCTCGAAGGGTTTTACCAAGGATCTCTGTGCCAGATACGACATTCCAACCGCCGCCTATGGCCGCTTCGGCGATCTGGCCTCGGCCAAGGCCTATGTCGAGAAGATGGGCGCGCCGATCGTTATCAAGGCCGATGGCCTTGCCGCCGGCAAGGGCGTCACCGTTGCCATGACGCTATCCGAGGCGCTGGCCGCACTCGAAAACTGTTTCGACGGGGCCTTTGGAGCGGCGGGCGCGGAGGTGGTGGTCGAGGAGTTCATGACCGGCGAGGAAGCGAGCTTCTTCTGCCTCTGTGATGGCACCACCGCGCTGCCCTTCGGCACCGCTCAGGATCACAAGCGCGTTGGTGATGGCGATACCGGCCCTAACACCGGTGGCATGGGCGCCTATTCGCCGGCTCCGGTGATGACACCTGAAATGATCGACCGCACCATGCGCGAGATCATCGAGCCGACCATGCGCGGCATGGCTGAGCTGGGCGCGCCGTTTTCGGGCGTGCTGTTCGCCGGACTGATGATCACCGACAAGGGCCCGAAACTGATCGAGTACAACACCCGCTTCGGCGATCCCGAATGCCAGGTGCTGATGATGCGGCTGAAGGATGATCTGCTGGTTCTGCTCAACGCCTGCGCCGATAGCCAGCTTGCGCACATGTCGGCGCGCTGGCGTGAAGAGGCAGCACTGACCGTGGTGATGGCGGCCAGGGGTTATCCCGGCGCGCCGGAAAAAGGTTCGGTCATCAGAGGCGTCGACGAGGCGGCGGGCGACGGCGTCGAGATATTCCATGCCGGCACCGCCATCAATGGTGGCGCGCTGGTCGCCAATGGCGGCCGCGTGCTCAACGTCACGGCGACAGGCAAGACGGTCGGTGAGGCCCAGAGAAAGGCCTATGCCGCGGTCGACCGCATCGACTGGCCGGACGGCTTTTGCCGCAGGGATATCGGCTGGCAGGCGGTGGCACGCGAGAAGGCGGATTGA
- a CDS encoding phytanoyl-CoA dioxygenase family protein: MDSQIDTQAVIDADTIAAYQRDGAVCIRGAFKGWVDTIAAGIERNMLNRSATASDIANGRGSFFDDYCNWERIPEFVKLVRESPAASLAAAVMQSRSAQFFHDHVLVKEPGTQKPTPWHQDIPYYFVDGQQTVSFWIPIDPVKEATLRLIAGSHKWDKMILPVRWLDDSSFYAGEGDYLPVPDPDNEPGMKVLEWEMEPGDAILFDFRTAHGARGNLTAARRRALSLRWVGDDARYVERPGRTSPPYPGHGMQPGQKLREDWFPVVFQS, from the coding sequence ATGGATTCCCAGATCGACACTCAGGCAGTCATCGACGCGGACACAATTGCCGCCTATCAGCGCGACGGCGCGGTCTGCATTCGCGGCGCCTTCAAGGGCTGGGTCGACACGATTGCCGCCGGCATCGAGCGCAACATGCTCAACCGCAGTGCGACAGCATCGGATATCGCCAATGGCCGTGGCAGTTTCTTCGATGATTACTGCAACTGGGAGCGCATTCCCGAGTTCGTCAAACTGGTGCGCGAATCGCCGGCGGCCTCATTGGCAGCAGCCGTGATGCAATCGCGCAGCGCGCAGTTCTTCCATGACCATGTGCTGGTCAAGGAGCCCGGCACGCAGAAGCCGACGCCTTGGCATCAGGACATTCCGTATTATTTTGTCGACGGCCAGCAGACGGTGAGTTTCTGGATTCCCATCGACCCCGTGAAGGAAGCCACCTTGCGGCTGATCGCCGGCTCCCACAAATGGGACAAGATGATCCTTCCGGTGCGTTGGCTCGATGACTCAAGTTTCTACGCCGGCGAGGGCGACTACCTGCCGGTGCCCGATCCGGACAACGAACCCGGCATGAAGGTGCTGGAGTGGGAAATGGAGCCGGGCGACGCCATCCTGTTCGATTTCAGGACCGCGCATGGTGCGCGAGGTAACCTGACCGCGGCGCGGCGCAGGGCGCTGTCCTTGCGCTGGGTCGGCGACGATGCCCGTTATGTCGAGCGGCCGGGCCGAACATCGCCGCCCTATCCAGGGCATGGCATGCAGCCCGGACAAAAATTGCGCGAAGACTGGTTCCCGGTTGTTTTCCAGAGTTGA
- a CDS encoding LysR family transcriptional regulator — translation MNVTLTQLRYLVAVARQGSVTGAARMLNVSQPSVSVAIDAVEKNFGQKLFVRQRGSGVSLTSFGRAVVAKARQVLTETDELVGLGSSKSAVGGELVLGCFEDLAPFFVPALIRAFSERYPAVEVVVRDETFETLGRRLSDAAIDLGLTYDLSLPTHFARILLRELRPHALLPAGHVLADRPSVSLADLAAYPLITTDQPHSWQHMLDLFRSRGLSPVADATTSSFELQRSMVANGFGVAVSYTRPYGDRSYDGLPLVCKPLSDPLPMQRIILTHDTHQRVPNAVLAFIDVAKGWFASHDIFA, via the coding sequence ATGAATGTGACGCTCACACAGCTGCGCTATCTCGTCGCCGTGGCGCGGCAAGGCAGCGTCACCGGCGCCGCGAGGATGCTGAATGTCTCGCAGCCTTCCGTTTCGGTAGCCATTGACGCCGTCGAGAAGAATTTCGGGCAGAAGCTGTTTGTACGGCAGCGCGGCAGCGGCGTGTCGTTGACATCCTTCGGACGGGCGGTGGTTGCGAAGGCAAGACAGGTTCTCACCGAAACGGACGAACTCGTCGGTCTGGGCTCCAGCAAATCGGCCGTGGGCGGCGAACTGGTGCTGGGCTGTTTCGAGGATCTCGCCCCTTTCTTCGTGCCCGCTCTCATCCGCGCCTTCTCCGAACGCTATCCGGCCGTCGAAGTGGTCGTCCGCGACGAAACTTTCGAGACGCTTGGTCGACGCCTCAGTGACGCGGCCATCGATCTCGGCCTTACCTATGATCTCAGCCTGCCGACCCATTTCGCCCGCATCCTGCTGCGCGAATTGCGCCCGCATGCGCTGTTGCCGGCAGGCCATGTGCTGGCGGATCGCCCCTCGGTCAGCCTGGCGGATCTGGCTGCCTATCCGTTGATCACGACGGACCAGCCGCACAGCTGGCAGCACATGCTGGACCTGTTCCGAAGCCGCGGCCTATCGCCCGTGGCCGACGCGACCACAAGCTCGTTCGAACTGCAGCGCAGCATGGTTGCCAACGGTTTCGGTGTCGCGGTCAGCTATACCCGTCCGTATGGCGACCGCAGCTATGACGGCCTGCCGCTGGTCTGCAAGCCACTGTCCGATCCACTGCCCATGCAGCGGATCATCCTGACGCATGACACGCATCAGCGGGTGCCGAATGCGGTGCTGGCCTTCATCGACGTGGCCAAGGGCTGGTTCGCCTCTCACGACATCTTCGCGTGA
- the ubiA gene encoding 4-hydroxybenzoate octaprenyltransferase, with amino-acid sequence MEPVQSRAAQGRVADAPSRHWVYRVLPRSLWPYAQLARWDRPIGWQLLLWPCWWSAALAASAYPRPGDPLLSLLPAPWYLALFLIGAIAMRGAGCTYNDIVDENIDNQVERTRSRPLPSGKVTRRQAWVFLVLQALVGLAVLLQFNSFAVLLGVCSLAVVAVYPFMKRFTNWPQFVLGLAFSWGALMGWAVEFGDLDGPAVMLYIGSILWVIGYDTIYAHQDKEDDAIVGVRSTARLFGDNTKMWLAGLYGGALVCFAIAFASAQAPVPALAGLIAAGAHMARQIAVLDIDNPDQCLRLFRSNNQVGWLIFLGLIGGAIWVALKPLV; translated from the coding sequence ATGGAACCCGTTCAGTCGAGAGCAGCCCAGGGGCGCGTCGCCGATGCACCGAGCAGGCATTGGGTCTACCGGGTGCTGCCGCGCTCGCTGTGGCCCTACGCGCAGCTTGCCCGGTGGGACCGGCCAATCGGCTGGCAATTGCTGCTGTGGCCTTGCTGGTGGTCAGCGGCACTTGCGGCAAGCGCTTATCCGCGCCCCGGTGACCCGCTGCTCTCGCTGCTGCCGGCGCCCTGGTATCTCGCGCTGTTCCTGATCGGCGCCATCGCCATGCGCGGCGCCGGCTGCACCTACAATGACATCGTCGACGAGAACATCGACAATCAGGTGGAGCGCACGCGGTCCCGGCCGCTGCCGTCGGGCAAGGTCACGCGCCGGCAGGCCTGGGTGTTTCTTGTCCTGCAGGCGTTGGTGGGGCTTGCGGTGCTGCTGCAATTCAACAGCTTTGCCGTGCTGCTCGGCGTCTGTTCGCTGGCCGTCGTTGCGGTCTACCCCTTCATGAAGCGGTTCACCAACTGGCCGCAATTCGTGCTTGGACTGGCCTTTTCCTGGGGCGCGCTGATGGGATGGGCGGTGGAGTTCGGCGATCTCGATGGGCCCGCCGTGATGCTCTATATCGGCTCCATCCTGTGGGTGATCGGCTACGACACGATCTACGCGCACCAGGACAAAGAGGACGACGCCATCGTGGGTGTGCGCTCGACAGCGCGGCTTTTCGGCGACAACACCAAAATGTGGCTGGCGGGGCTTTATGGCGGTGCGCTGGTCTGCTTCGCCATCGCCTTTGCCTCGGCACAAGCGCCGGTGCCGGCATTGGCCGGGCTGATTGCCGCCGGCGCCCATATGGCACGGCAGATCGCGGTGCTGGATATCGACAATCCGGACCAATGCCTGCGGCTGTTCAGATCAAACAACCAGGTTGGCTGGCTGATTTTCCTTGGCCTGATCGGCGGCGCAATCTGGGTGGCGCTGAAGCCGCTGGTCTAG
- a CDS encoding DUF6101 family protein: MNTGLKPVWAGRNMRLDPFRLPQVVSYATRDDYGDVTFTIDQRGAVIRRLLEMSGVPAIIALPANAFRGVAARAMEDPEGNVTVTLELLHNDPMLSVPLLVADDLEDVAADWRAWADAYRLPMLLIESDGIARTLEESLGAAIKTLPAQDRRKGRVSTSRRPRFLARRRAGDLGLRLVIDGQEIISRE; this comes from the coding sequence ATGAACACCGGACTGAAGCCCGTCTGGGCGGGACGCAACATGCGCCTCGACCCGTTCCGCCTGCCGCAAGTGGTGAGCTACGCCACTCGCGACGACTATGGCGACGTGACCTTCACCATCGACCAGCGTGGCGCTGTCATCCGCCGCTTGCTCGAGATGAGCGGCGTGCCGGCGATCATCGCTCTGCCCGCCAACGCGTTTCGCGGCGTCGCCGCCCGCGCCATGGAGGACCCGGAAGGCAATGTCACGGTGACGCTTGAGTTGCTGCACAACGACCCGATGCTTTCGGTGCCGCTGCTGGTGGCCGATGATCTGGAGGATGTCGCCGCCGACTGGCGCGCCTGGGCCGATGCCTACCGCTTGCCGATGCTGCTGATCGAATCGGACGGCATTGCCCGCACGCTTGAGGAATCGCTTGGCGCCGCCATCAAGACGCTGCCGGCGCAGGATCGCCGCAAGGGCCGTGTTTCAACGTCGCGCCGCCCGCGATTCCTCGCTCGCCGCCGGGCCGGCGACCTCGGCCTCAGGCTGGTCATCGATGGCCAGGAGATTATTTCGCGGGAGTAG